One Vibrio gallaecicus genomic region harbors:
- a CDS encoding LacI family DNA-binding transcriptional regulator, which produces MATIKHVSEHAGVSQATVSRVINGTSRVSHDKKLKVEKAIKELGYRPNSIAQALASSRSGSIGIVVPELGGSFYSGILHCLEENLRRFGYHAVVTAGSNTEQGQRESVEFLLGRRVDALILHTQMLSDDYLIELEDQGTPVVLINRFIPEMAMSCIDIDNEVGGQLATQYLLRQGHTRIACITGPLDKADARGRLQGYRKALEEANVPYDEALVSEAGFTEQTGVSAMKKLINRKCRFTAVFASNDHMAFGAFEVLHEEGLSVPEDVSLVGFDNTIFARYLTPSLTTINFPIEEMSIEAVQLTLQKLNKIKRDVNFKLLPTLVARNSVTNLLDTL; this is translated from the coding sequence GTGGCGACAATAAAGCACGTATCAGAGCATGCTGGTGTATCTCAGGCGACAGTTTCCAGAGTGATTAATGGAACGAGCCGAGTCAGTCATGACAAGAAACTAAAAGTTGAAAAAGCGATTAAAGAGTTGGGTTATCGCCCTAACTCTATTGCTCAAGCTTTAGCGTCTAGTCGTAGTGGCAGCATTGGGATTGTTGTACCTGAACTTGGTGGTTCTTTCTATTCGGGGATTTTGCATTGTTTAGAAGAGAACCTCCGCCGCTTTGGTTATCACGCTGTGGTAACTGCTGGTTCAAATACAGAGCAAGGGCAACGTGAGTCTGTGGAGTTTTTATTAGGGCGCCGAGTGGACGCTTTGATACTTCATACTCAAATGCTGAGCGATGATTATTTAATTGAACTGGAAGATCAGGGAACCCCTGTGGTTTTAATTAACCGCTTTATTCCAGAAATGGCAATGAGCTGCATAGATATTGATAACGAGGTCGGGGGACAACTTGCTACTCAATATTTACTGCGACAGGGGCACACCAGAATCGCATGTATTACCGGACCTTTAGATAAAGCAGATGCTCGGGGGCGTTTGCAAGGTTATCGAAAGGCTTTGGAAGAGGCGAATGTGCCCTACGATGAAGCATTGGTTTCAGAGGCTGGGTTCACGGAACAAACCGGTGTTAGTGCCATGAAGAAATTGATTAACCGTAAATGCCGATTTACTGCAGTGTTTGCATCAAACGATCACATGGCATTTGGCGCATTTGAAGTGCTGCATGAAGAAGGGCTTTCTGTACCAGAGGATGTTTCTCTTGTGGGCTTTGATAACACCATATTCGCTCGATACCTAACCCCTAGTTTGACCACCATTAATTTTCCAATAGAAGAGATGAGCATTGAAGCGGTTCAGCTGACTTTGCAAAAACTCAACAAGATTAAACGTGATGTGAATTTTAAATTGTTGCCGACTTTGGTTGCTAGAAACTCGGTTACGAATTTACTAGATACCCTATAA